Proteins found in one Montipora foliosa isolate CH-2021 unplaced genomic scaffold, ASM3666993v2 scaffold_217, whole genome shotgun sequence genomic segment:
- the LOC137986509 gene encoding zinc finger protein 14-like: protein MSRSVKERNCRCVNRGTWCIQKRSCLNEEQSLMRDEQVHTGEKPNECKQCGKCFSEAGKLKKHESTHTGEKPHKCKQCDKCFSSASSLRTHERVHIGAKPYKCQHCGKCFAQAGNLRRHKRIHTGEKPYECKQCGKCFGRAGALKSHARGVHLGEKPYECEQCVKCFSSCQSLRSHERAHTGEKPYECKQCDKCFSSARSLRTHQRVHTGAKPYKCQHCGKCFAVAGDLKRHKRIHTGGKPYECKQCGKCFSTAHYLKAHERVHTGAKPYKCQHCGKCFAEAEYLRKHERIHTGEKPYKCEQCGKWFSVCNSLRRHERVHTGEKPYECKQCGKCFSQASNLRRHENVHSRELQVYDVNRVASVLAKQEI, encoded by the coding sequence ATGTCAAGATCAGTTAAGGAAAGAAACTGCCGTTGTGTCAACAGGGGTACTTGGTGTATACAGAAAAGAAGCTGTCTCAACGAGGAACAAAGTCTTATGAGAGATGAAcaagtccatactggagagaagccaaATGagtgcaaacaatgtggcaagtgttttagcgaagcagggaaattaaagaaacatgaaagtacccatactggagagaaacctcacaaatgcaaacaatgtgacaAGTGTTTTAGCTCAGCAAGTTctttaaggacacatgaaagagtccacaTTGGAGCGAAGCCTTATAAATGCCAACATTGTGGTAAGTGTTTTGCCCAAGCAGGAAACTTAAGGAGACATAAAAgaatccatactggagagaagccttatgaatgcaagcagtgtggcaagtgttttggcCGAGCAGGAGCATTGAAGAGTCATGCAAGAGGAGTACATTtaggagagaagccttatgaatgcgaaCAATGCGTCAAGTGTTTTAGTTCATGTCAAAGTTTACGGTCGCACGAAAGAGCACATAccggagagaagccttatgaatgcaaacaatgtgacaAGTGCTTTAGCTCAGCAAGGTCTTTAAGGACACATCAAAGAGTCCACACTGGAGCGAAGCCTTATAAATGCCAACATTGTGGTAAGTGTTTTGCCGTAGCAGGAGACTTAAAGAGACATAAAAGAATCCATACTGGAgggaagccttatgaatgcaaacaatgtgggaaGTGCTTTAGCACAGCACATTATTTAAAggcacatgaaagagtccatactggagcgaagccttataaatgccaacattgtggcaagtgttttgcCGAAGCAGAATatttaagaaaacatgaaagaatacatactggagagaagccttataaatgcGAACAATGCGGCAAGTGGTTTAGTGTATGTAACAGTTTACGGCGGCACGAAAGAGTGCacactggagagaagccttatgaatgcaaacaatgtgggaagtgttttagccaagcatcAAATTTGAGGAGACACGAAAATGTGCATTCTAGGGAGCTCCAAGTCTATGATGTAAACAgagtggcaagtgttttagccaagcaggagaTTTGA